In Janthinobacterium agaricidamnosum NBRC 102515 = DSM 9628, the DNA window TCTCTCTAATGTTGATTCCGTTTGTGTAGAATTTGGGAAATTATCGGCATTAAGCCGATTGCCCAATTTGAAAGCTTAATCATGAGACAAGCCGTTATCAGCGGTACCGGACTGTATACGCCGCCATTTTCGATCTCCAACCAAGAGTTGGTCACGTGCTTTAACGCTTACGCCGAACAGTTCAATGCCGGGCATGCGGCGGCCATCGCCGACGGCACGGTCACCGCGCTGGAAGGATCGAGCGTCGCCTTCATCGAAAAGGCGTCCGGCATCAAGGCGCGCTACGTGATGGAAAAGGACGGTATCCTCGACCCGGCGCGGATGGTGTCGCGCATCCCCGAACGGGGCGACGATGAATTGTCGATCCAGGCCGACATGGCGGTCGCCGCCGCCCGCGCCGCGCTGCAGCAGGCCGGCCGCAGCGCCGCCGATATCGACATGGTGCTGGTGGCGTGCAGCAATATGCAGCGCGCCTACCCGGCGCTGGCGGTCGAAGTGCAGCAAGCGCTGGACATCGACGGCTATGGTTTCGACATGAACGTAGCGTGCTCGTCGGCCACCTTCGGCATCCAGACCGCCGTTGCCGCCGTGCAAAGCGGCCAGGCACGCGCGGTACTGGTGCTGAATCCGGAAATCACCAGCGGCCATTTGAACTGGCGCGACCGCGACAGCCATTTCATCTTTGGCGACGCCTGCACCGCGATCATCGTCGAAGCGAAAGACACGGCGACGTCAAAGCACCAGTTCGAAATCCTCGAAACCCAGCTGAAAACCAGTTTTTCCAACAATATCCGCAACAATTTCGGTTTCCTGAACCGTTTTGATGAAACCGGCGAAGGCAAAGCCGACAAACTGTTTCGCCAGCAAGGCCGCAAAGTGTTCAAGGAAGTGTGCCCGATGGCCGCCGAGATGATCAAGGCGACCATCGCCAAGGCCGGCCTGGAAGTGCCGCAAGTGAGCCGCTACTGGTTGCACCAGGCTAACCTGAACATGAACTTGCTGATCACCCGCATGATCCTCGGCCGCGACGCCGAGCCGCAGGAAGCGCCGGTGATCCTCGACGAATACGCGAATACCTCGTCGGCCGGTTCCATCATCGCCTTCCATAAATACCAGGACGACATGCCGGCCGGCGCGCTGGGCGTGATCTGCTCCTTCGGCGCCGGTTACTCGATCGGCTGCGTGGTGGTGCGCAAGCTGTAAGCACGGCGCCAAACAACATGTAAAGCAGCAGCTCTGGTTCTTCTGTCAATGGAGCGGCGTGCCAATCGCCGCTCCGGCCTGTCCTTTTCCCTTGCCTGGTTTTCCATTCATTTGCCTATTTCTCGGCAATTCACAACAAAAACGATGAAATATCGTTTAATCTACCGTTAATTCGGCAAGATTAGGGATTTTCTAACTTTCCTACGCGTAACATACCGCAACGGCGCTTCGATGCGTTTATACTAAGAGCCTATCCCAGTAGATGAATACGTCCTCTTCTGGTGCTTCTCAGTAGCGGGATAGGCTCCAAGCCGCGATACAGGCGATGCTACGCACTTCCATTTTTTACCCATTTATTGGCCGACAGCTCCCTCATAAGGAACCCATAACGCATGCCCCATAACATCAGCCTGATCACCACCATCGCCGCCGCCCTAGGGTTCGGCCTCGTCTTTGGCTTTATCGCCACACGTTTGAAACTGCCGGCCCTGGTCGGTTATCTGGCCGCCGGCATCATGATAGGACCGGCCACGCCGGGTTTTGTCGCCGATGCGGAATTGGCCGGACAGTTGGCCGAGATCGGGGTGATGCTGATGATGTTCGGCGTCGGCCTGCATTTTTCCATCGAGGACTTATGGGACGTGCGGCGCATCGCACTGCCCGGTGCGATCCTGCAAATCGCCGTCGCCACGGCGATGGGCATGGGCCTGGCCCATGTGTGGGGCTGGAGCATAGGCGGCGGGCTGATCTTCGGCCTGGCGCTGTCGGTCGCCAGTACCGTGGTGCTGCTGCGCGCACTGGAAGAACGGGGCATCCTCGATTCGCTGAACGGCCGCATCGCGGTCGGCTGGCTGGTGGTCGAAGACCTGGTCACCGTGCTGGTGCTGGTGCTGCTGCCGCCGTTCGCCGGTTCGCTGGGCGGCACGGTCGCACCGGGCGCCGCCGAAGTCAGCCTGCTGCGCACGCTGGCCATCACCTTCGGCCAGGTGGCCGGGTTCATCGTCTTCATGCTGGTGGTCGGCCGCAAGCTGTTCCCGTGGATCTTGTGGCAAGTGGCGCGCACCGGTTCGCGTGAGCTGTTCACGCTGTGCACCATCGCCGCCGCGGTCGGCATCGCCTACGCATCGACCCAGTTGTTCGGCGTATCGTTCGCGCTGGGCGCCTTCTTCGCCGGCATGGTGCTGCGCGAATCGGAACTGAGCCACCGCGCCGCCGAAGAATCGCTGCCGCTGCGCGACGCGTTCGCGGTGCTGTTCTTCGTCTCGGTCGGCATGCTGTTCGAGCCGAACATCCTGGTCGACAAGCCGCTGCAAGTACTGGCCGTGTGCGCCATCATCATCTTCGGCAAATCGGCTGCCGCCTTCCTGCTGGTGATCGCGCTGCGCTACCCGCCGAAGACGGCGCTGATCGTGTCGGCCAGCCTGGCGCAGATCGGTGAATTCTCGTTCATCCTGGCCGCGCTGGGCCTGTCGCTGGGCTTGATGCCGCAAGAAGGCCAAAGCCTGATCCTGGCCGGCGCGATCCTGTCGATCGCGCTCAACCCGCTGGTCTTCACGATGGCCAAGCCGCTGGTGAACTGGATGGGCAATAGCGACTTCGCCCGCAAGTTCGAGCGTCCGGCCGATCCGCTGGCCGAACTGCCGGTCAGCGTGGCGCAGGAAAAACTGTCGGGACAAGTGGTGCTGGTCGGCTACGGCCGGGTCGGACGGCGCATCGCCGCCGCGATGACCGAGCGCGGCATCCACTTCGTGGTGGCCGAACAAAACCGCGAAATCGTCGACCAGCTGCGCAAGCAGGGCATCCCGGCGGTGGCCGGCAACGCCGGCGAGCCGGCGGTGCTGATCCAGGCCCACATCACCCATGCGACGATGCTGGTGATCGCCACGCCGGACACCTTCCACGTGCGCGCGATGATCGAAACGGCGCGCACGCTCAATCCGAACATCCTGAGCGTGGTGCGTACCCATAGCGAGGAAGAAGCCGATCTGCTGCGCGCCGAAAACGCCGGCAAGGTCTTCATCGGCGAACACGAACTGGCCAACGGCATGGCCCAGCACGTGCTCGACAGCTTCGACAAGAAGGCCGGCCACGGCGGACATTAAGCTGGACCGGCGCCGCCTATCTGTGGAAGCGCGGCCCGCCCTGTGCCTTTTCAGCTTCGGCCGGCATCAATTCGGCCAGGCTGTCCTGGCCGACGCAAATCACCACGTTATCGACCGCCAGTATCCGCTGCCGGCCACCGACGGTAATGTGCAATCCTTCACCGTCGATCTTGTCGTAGCGGACGCCGGCCAGCATGCCGACGCCGTTCCTGGCCAGCGCGGCGCGGTGCACCCAGCCCCGCTCCCACTTTCGACGCCTTGCGCTGCAACAGGAAGATCTGGCGCAGCGGCGTCGCCGCTGGCGCCGGCACCGACCACGGCCACCTTGCGCGCCGCGGATTGTCTGGCGTACACCAGCGTCGTTTCGTGGCAGGCGCGCGGGTTGACCAGGCAACTGGCGCGTCGATTGGCGAAGGTATGGCCGAGGCAAGCCTGGTTGCAGCCGATGCAGGTATTGATTTCATCGGTCCGGCCGCTGGCCGCCTTGTTGACCAATTCCGGATCGGCCAGGAACGGCCGCGCCATCGACACCAGGTCGGCGTCGCCGCGTTCGATGATGTGATTCGCCTCGAACGGCATGTTGATGCGGTTCGAGGCCACCACCGGGATGTTCACTTCGCGCCTGAGGCGGCCGGCCACGCTGGCGAAGGCGCCGCGCGGCACCGACGTGACGATGGCCGGCACGCGCGCGTCACGCGGCGGTGGTTGAGCACGTCGCCGAGAAAATTCAGCGTGCCGCCGAACGGCAGCAGCCAGCCGGAGCGGTTCGGCGCAATGCCGCCGGTGACGATCAGGCCGGCGCCGCCGCGGGCCCGTGTGCGGTAAAACGCCGCCAGTTTGCCGTAGTGGTAAAAGCGGTCTTCCAGGCCGCTATGCATCGAGCCCATGATGACGCGGTTGCGCAAGGTGGTGAAACCCAGGTCGAGGGGGCCAGCAAGTGGGGATAGTCGTTCATGGTGTGTCGGGTCTCATTGATCAGGATTGTCGGCGCATGCCGCGCCCGTGCATTAACGCGTACTTTTCTAGATAATGGATGCTAAAAACCATATTGCCGCCATGGGAAGGCGGAACAGCGCTCACGACAGCGTGCGCGGCCCTTGTGTTCTGCCATTCTTTCCCGTAGTCTGAGCGGATGAAGCCACTAATCCTTAGCCTGCTGATGCTGTGCGCTGGATCGGCCGTGGCTCAGGCGCCCAAATTGGAGATGCCCAAGCTGGAGGTCGCGGTCAAGCGCGTCGACATCGATGCGGAACGCATGTATGAAGTCAACGCGACAGGCAGCGTGGCGGCGTCGCTGCCGACCGTCTGGCGTATCCTGACCACCTACGAGCGTATGCAGGAATTCGTGCCCGACTTGTCGTCGTGCCGGGTGGTCTCGCGCAATGGCAACGAGGTGATCGTCGAGCAGTTCGGCACGGCGCATTTCCTGTTCATATCGAAAGCGATCCACCTGGTGGTGCGCGTCAACGAGACGCCGCTGTCGGCGATCGACATCTCGCTCATTTCCGGCGACATGAAGCACTATGAAGCGCGCTGGGAACTGACCCCGATACCGGAAACCGGCGGCACCCGCATCAGCTACCATGGCAAGCTGCTGCCCAGCTTTTATGTGCCGGGCATGTTCGGCAACCAGATGATACGCGGCGATATCGAGCGCATGATGAGCGCGGTACTGGCCCGCATCGACAGCAAGAAAGAATAAACGCCGCCGCCGTCCCAAGCTCATTCCACCATGTTTGCAGGAAGTCCGCATGAAAATCGCCCTGTTCAGCAGCCAGCCGTATGACCGGCGCTTCTTCGACGAAGCGCTGCACCGGCAGCCCGACCCGACCCGCATCGAGCTGATTTATCATCAGTCGATGCTGTCGCAAGAGACCGCGCCGCTGGCGCAGGGCAGCGACGCGGTGTGCGTGTTCGTCAACGACCAGCTCGACAGCCCCGTGCTGCACGCGCTGTGGCAATCCGGCGTGCGCGCCATCCTGCTGCGCTGCGCCGGGTATAACAATGTCGATGTCGCGACCGCCGCGCGGCTGGGATTTTTCATCGCCCGGGTGCCGGCCTATTCGCCGGAAGCGGTGGCCGAACACGCGCTGGCGCTGGTGATGACGCTGAACCGCCAGACGCACCGCGCCTATGCCCGCGTCCGGGAAGGCAATTTTGCGCTGGATGGTTTACTGGGCATGACCTTGCACGGCAAGACGGTCGGCATCGTCGGCACCGGCAAGATCGGCCTGGCGACGGCGCGCATCTTCAAGGGCCTCGGTTGCCGGGTGCTGGGACATGACCCGTTTCCCTCGCCGCTATTCGGCGCCATCGGCGAGATGACCGGCCTGGATGGCTTGCTGCAGCAATCGGATATCGTGTCGCTGCACTGCCCGCTGACCGAACAGACCCATCACCTGATCGACAGCGCCACGCTGGCGCGCATGAAGCCGGGCGCGATGCTGGTCAACACCTCGCGCGGCGCGCTGATCGACACCGGCGCCGTGATCGCCGCGCTGAAGGCGCGCCGGCTCGGCTACCTGGCGATCGACGTGTATGAACAGGAAAGCGCGCTGTTTTTCCAGGACCGCTCGTCCGACATCATCGACGACGACGTGTTCCAGCGCCTGATGACGTTCCCGAACGTGCTGGTCACCGGCCACCAGGGCTTTTTCACCATCGAGGCGCTGCGCGAAATCGCCGCGATCACCTTCGACAACCTGGCCTGCCACATGGCGGGCCGGGCGTGTCCCAACCGCGTCAGCCTGTAACGCCTACGCGCATCCCGCGAATCAGGCCAGGTAGGTGTCGCGGTCGCGCAATTCGGCGAAGTTTTCCAGGCTGCCGATCTTGACCGTCACCGGGTTCAGGCTGGCCTGGCTTTGCATCGAGCGCCAGGCGAACAGCCATTCCTGTTCCGGCGCTTCCTGCGCGGTCTTGCTGAACGCCGCGCCCAGCGCGGCGCGCACGCCGTATTCGACCAGGCCGTCGATGCCGGCCCAGCTCGGCAAGGTGCGCTGCACCGCGCGGTGCAGCCGTTCGCCGAATTCTTCCGTGTTGTGGATGATCAGGCAGCTGTCGGCCGGGGTGAACAGGTCGAACAGTTTTTTATCCCACGCTTGCGAAAAGCTCAGCGTCAGGCAATTGCCGGCCGGGGTCAACCGGAACTGGCCGTGCGTCAGCGCCAGTTCAAGTTCGCTGCGCTGGCCGTAGCGGTGCAGGGTCGGAGGGCGTTGGTAGTCATGCATGCTGTACTCGATATAAATAAATGATGGTAGTGATGGCGGCCGCACGCAGATTCAGTCGAACTGGCGGCCCCTTTTGAATTGTTCGGTGGCGGCCACCAGCGCCGTGGCAATGCCGGTTTCCAGCGCGCCATGACCGGCGTCGGGTATCATTTTGAGGCGCGAACCGGGCCAGGCCTGGTGCAGGCGGTAGGCCGACAGCGGCGGGCAGATGGCATCGTAGCGCCCTTGCACGATGACGGCCGGCAAATGGGCGATCGCCGGCATGTCGCGGATCAGTTGGTCTTCGCTGAGAAATCCCAGGTTGGCCATGTAATGCGATTCCAGCCGGCCCAGGCCAAGGTCGAGCGCATCGTTCGGCGCGTCTTCCGCTTGCGGCATCAAATACACGCGGCGGCCTTCGAAACGGCTCCACGCGCGCACCGCCGGCCAGTACACGGCCGGGTCGTCGCTGAGGATGCGCCTGGCGTAGGCGGCCAGCAAGTCGCCACGTTCCTGTTGCGGGATCGGCGCGGCGAATTCTTCATACAGGTCCGGATAAAACCAGCGCACGCCATTGATGAACCAGTCGATTTCGGCGCTGGTGCACAGGAAGATACCGCGCAGCACAAAGCCGAGACACGCTTGCGGATGGGCCTGGCCATATGCCAGCGCCAGCGTGGAGCCCCAGGAGCCGCCGAACACCAGCCATTGCTCTATGCCGAACTGGGCGCGCAGCTTTTCGATGTCGTCGATCAGCAACTGGGTCGTATTGTTGCGCCATTCGCCCAGCGGAGTCGACTTGCCGGCGCCGCGCTGGTCGAACAAGATCACGCGGTAATGTCGCGGGTCAAAAAAACGCCGGTGCTGCGGCGACACGCCGGCGCCGGGACCGCCATGCAGGAACAGCACCGGCACGCCATCCGGGTTGCCGCATTCTTCCCAATAAATCGTGTGCAGCTCGTCGACGGCCAGCACGCCATGGCGATGCGGCGCCAACGAGGGGAATAACGGCGACAGTGCGTCGGGCATGGTGCTTCCTTTCTGGGCAGTGTTACTGGACGGTGTGTGCGGGCGATAATCGATTATAGATGGCCGGCCGCGATTCAGGGGATCGGCAGCTTGTTCGACGACTTGACTTCACGCAGCGACAGGCTGGAATGGATCTCGGCCACGCCCGGCAATTTGCGCAACACCTTGGCGACGAAGTTGCCGTAGGCTTCCAGGTCGCGCGCCACTACTTGCAGGAAATAATCGGATTCGCCGGTAACATTATGGCAAGACAGGATTTCCGGAATCGACGCGATCGCCAGTTCGAATTGCTCGGGCTGTTCACCGGCATGGTTGGCAAACACGATGCGCACAAACGCGGTCAGGCCGATGCCCAGTTTCTTGCCGTCGACCAAAGCCTGGTAACCGCAGATATAGCCCTCTTCTTCCAGCCGGCGCAAGCGGCGCCAGACCGGGGTTTCGCTGAGTTTCAATTGCTCGGCCAGGCGCGCGTTCGACATGCGGCCTTCGTCTTGTAACAGGCGCAAAATGTGCAGATCTGTTTCATCCAAGCCAACATGTGAAATTTTCATATACTTATTCGGTTTTTGCGAGAAGAATCTGCTCGCAACTATGCCATGGCGCGAGGAAATAGCAAGCACATTTCAACGCTGGAAGACCATAATTTCATCTTCATCCAGCCACTCCGGTCACGCGCCATGCTTACCTCCACCTTCATCATGTATCTGCTTGCACTGGTCGGCGCCTTCCTGCTGCCCGGGCCCGATATGGCGCTGGTGCTGGCCACCGGCGCGTCGCGCGGCGCCACCCCGGCGATCATCACGGCGCTCGGCATCGCCACCGCGCGCAGCATGCACGTGTTGCTGTCCGGACTGGGCCTGGCGGCGCTGATGGCGGCCCACCCGCAATCGCTGATCCTCGTCAAATGGGCCGGCGCAGCCTACCTGTGCTACATGGCCTACCGCTTGCTGCGCAGCGACGGCGCGGCGGCGGCCAGCCCGGCCGGCCAGCCGGCCCGGAGTGCCGGCAATTCCTACGTGCGCGGTTTCCTGACCAATCTGCTGAATCCCAAAGCGCTGTTGTTTTGCAGCATGCTGATGCCGCAATTCGTTTCGGCGCATGCCGGCATGTCGGTCAGCGTGCAATACCTGTGGCTGGGCGTGGCGCTGGTGGTGATGGGCTTCTTGTTCGACGTGCTGTATGCGGTGCTGGCGGCGCGGCTGGCGCGGCGCATGCGCGGCAGCAAGCCGTCCAGCATGGGTAAATTCGTGCTGCCGACCGTGTTTGTCTTGCTGGCGGGACGGCTGATGACCAGTTGAAGCATCCCGGCTTGTGACGCATAAAAAAAGGACACATGCCATGTGTCCTTTTTTATTGGTTGCGTCAAACCAGCGACGGCTTAGGACATATGCTGTCCGCCGTTGATCGAGATATTGGCGCCGGTCACGAACGCGGCTTCATCGGATGCCAGGTAAGCGACCAGGCCGGCCACTTCTTCCGGCTTGCCGAGGCGCGCCATCGGGATTTGCGGGATGATCTTGCTGTCCAGCACTTCCTGCGGGATCGCCATCACCATCTTGGTGCCGATGTAGCCTGGCGAAATGGTATTGACGGTGACATTTTTACGCGCCACTTCCAGCGCCAGCGATTTCGTGAAACCATGCATGCCGGCCTTGGCGGCCGAATAGTTAGTTTGGCCGAAAGCGCCCTTCTGGCCGTTGACGGACGAGATGTTGATGATGCGGCCCCAGCCGCGCTCGACCATGCCGTCGCACACCGGCTTGGTCATGTTGAACACGGAATCCAGGTTGGTGCCCATGACGGCGTCCCAGTTCGGCTTGTCCATCTTCTTGAAGGTCATGTCGCGGGTGATGCCGGCGTTATTGACCAGCACGTCGACCGGGCCGATTTCCTTTTCGACCGCCGCCACGCACGCCTGCGCCGACTCGTAGTCGGCCACGTCGCAAGGGTATGCCTTGAAGTCGTAACCCATGTCGCGGGTGGTGGCCAGCCATTCATTCACTTTCGGATTGCCCGGTGAATAGGTGGTGACCACACGGTAGCCCAGCGCGGCCAGTTTGAAACAGACCGCTTCGCCAAGACCACCCATGCCGCCGGTTACCAGTGCAACTCTTGCCATTTTCGTCCCCTCAGTTTCGTTCTGCTAAAAAAATCGTTGATGTGTGTATTCGATCGATTCCCGGCGCGGGCCGGGAATCAGCATGCGACTCAGTCGCGTTCGATCGCCAGCGCCACGCCCATGCCGCCGCCGATGCACAGCGACGCCAGGCCTTTCTTGGCGTCGCGGCGTATCATTTCGTGGACCAGCGTCACCAGGATGCGCGCGCCGGAGGCGCCGATCGGATGGCCGATCGCGATCGCGCCGCCGTTGACGTTGATCTTGCTGGTATCCCAGCCCATTTCCTTGTTGACGGCGATCGCTTGCGCGGCGAACGCTTCATTGATTTCCATCAAGTCCAGTTCTTCGTGGGTCCAGCCGGCCTTTTTCAGGCACAGGCGCGACGCCGATACCGGGCCCATGCCCATCAGCGCCGGGTCCAGGCCGGACGAAGCGTAGGCCTTGATGCGCGCCAGCGGCTTCAAGCCCAGTTCCTTGGCAACCTTGGCCGACATCATGATGACGGCGGCGGCGCCGTCGTTCAGGCCGGACGCGTTGCCGGCGGTGACGCTGCCTTCCTTGTTGAACGCGGGGCGCAGGCCGGCCAGCGATTCCAGCGTCGAACCCGGCTTGATGTATTCATCGCTGTCGAACACCACGGTGCCTTTTTTATTGGCGATTTCCAGCGGCAGGATTTCATCCTTGAACTTGCCGGCCTTTTGCGCGGCTTCCGCCTTCAGTTGCGATTG includes these proteins:
- a CDS encoding beta-ketoacyl-ACP synthase III produces the protein MRQAVISGTGLYTPPFSISNQELVTCFNAYAEQFNAGHAAAIADGTVTALEGSSVAFIEKASGIKARYVMEKDGILDPARMVSRIPERGDDELSIQADMAVAAARAALQQAGRSAADIDMVLVACSNMQRAYPALAVEVQQALDIDGYGFDMNVACSSATFGIQTAVAAVQSGQARAVLVLNPEITSGHLNWRDRDSHFIFGDACTAIIVEAKDTATSKHQFEILETQLKTSFSNNIRNNFGFLNRFDETGEGKADKLFRQQGRKVFKEVCPMAAEMIKATIAKAGLEVPQVSRYWLHQANLNMNLLITRMILGRDAEPQEAPVILDEYANTSSAGSIIAFHKYQDDMPAGALGVICSFGAGYSIGCVVVRKL
- the ybaL gene encoding YbaL family putative K(+) efflux transporter, producing MPHNISLITTIAAALGFGLVFGFIATRLKLPALVGYLAAGIMIGPATPGFVADAELAGQLAEIGVMLMMFGVGLHFSIEDLWDVRRIALPGAILQIAVATAMGMGLAHVWGWSIGGGLIFGLALSVASTVVLLRALEERGILDSLNGRIAVGWLVVEDLVTVLVLVLLPPFAGSLGGTVAPGAAEVSLLRTLAITFGQVAGFIVFMLVVGRKLFPWILWQVARTGSRELFTLCTIAAAVGIAYASTQLFGVSFALGAFFAGMVLRESELSHRAAEESLPLRDAFAVLFFVSVGMLFEPNILVDKPLQVLAVCAIIIFGKSAAAFLLVIALRYPPKTALIVSASLAQIGEFSFILAALGLSLGLMPQEGQSLILAGAILSIALNPLVFTMAKPLVNWMGNSDFARKFERPADPLAELPVSVAQEKLSGQVVLVGYGRVGRRIAAAMTERGIHFVVAEQNREIVDQLRKQGIPAVAGNAGEPAVLIQAHITHATMLVIATPDTFHVRAMIETARTLNPNILSVVRTHSEEEADLLRAENAGKVFIGEHELANGMAQHVLDSFDKKAGHGGH
- a CDS encoding SRPBCC family protein, which codes for MPKLEVAVKRVDIDAERMYEVNATGSVAASLPTVWRILTTYERMQEFVPDLSSCRVVSRNGNEVIVEQFGTAHFLFISKAIHLVVRVNETPLSAIDISLISGDMKHYEARWELTPIPETGGTRISYHGKLLPSFYVPGMFGNQMIRGDIERMMSAVLARIDSKKE
- a CDS encoding 2-hydroxyacid dehydrogenase, which translates into the protein MKIALFSSQPYDRRFFDEALHRQPDPTRIELIYHQSMLSQETAPLAQGSDAVCVFVNDQLDSPVLHALWQSGVRAILLRCAGYNNVDVATAARLGFFIARVPAYSPEAVAEHALALVMTLNRQTHRAYARVREGNFALDGLLGMTLHGKTVGIVGTGKIGLATARIFKGLGCRVLGHDPFPSPLFGAIGEMTGLDGLLQQSDIVSLHCPLTEQTHHLIDSATLARMKPGAMLVNTSRGALIDTGAVIAALKARRLGYLAIDVYEQESALFFQDRSSDIIDDDVFQRLMTFPNVLVTGHQGFFTIEALREIAAITFDNLACHMAGRACPNRVSL
- the pip gene encoding prolyl aminopeptidase, which gives rise to MPDALSPLFPSLAPHRHGVLAVDELHTIYWEECGNPDGVPVLFLHGGPGAGVSPQHRRFFDPRHYRVILFDQRGAGKSTPLGEWRNNTTQLLIDDIEKLRAQFGIEQWLVFGGSWGSTLALAYGQAHPQACLGFVLRGIFLCTSAEIDWFINGVRWFYPDLYEEFAAPIPQQERGDLLAAYARRILSDDPAVYWPAVRAWSRFEGRRVYLMPQAEDAPNDALDLGLGRLESHYMANLGFLSEDQLIRDMPAIAHLPAVIVQGRYDAICPPLSAYRLHQAWPGSRLKMIPDAGHGALETGIATALVAATEQFKRGRQFD
- a CDS encoding Lrp/AsnC family transcriptional regulator, whose translation is MKISHVGLDETDLHILRLLQDEGRMSNARLAEQLKLSETPVWRRLRRLEEEGYICGYQALVDGKKLGIGLTAFVRIVFANHAGEQPEQFELAIASIPEILSCHNVTGESDYFLQVVARDLEAYGNFVAKVLRKLPGVAEIHSSLSLREVKSSNKLPIP
- a CDS encoding LysE family translocator, giving the protein MLTSTFIMYLLALVGAFLLPGPDMALVLATGASRGATPAIITALGIATARSMHVLLSGLGLAALMAAHPQSLILVKWAGAAYLCYMAYRLLRSDGAAAASPAGQPARSAGNSYVRGFLTNLLNPKALLFCSMLMPQFVSAHAGMSVSVQYLWLGVALVVMGFLFDVLYAVLAARLARRMRGSKPSSMGKFVLPTVFVLLAGRLMTS
- the phbB gene encoding acetoacetyl-CoA reductase; this translates as MARVALVTGGMGGLGEAVCFKLAALGYRVVTTYSPGNPKVNEWLATTRDMGYDFKAYPCDVADYESAQACVAAVEKEIGPVDVLVNNAGITRDMTFKKMDKPNWDAVMGTNLDSVFNMTKPVCDGMVERGWGRIINISSVNGQKGAFGQTNYSAAKAGMHGFTKSLALEVARKNVTVNTISPGYIGTKMVMAIPQEVLDSKIIPQIPMARLGKPEEVAGLVAYLASDEAAFVTGANISINGGQHMS
- a CDS encoding acetyl-CoA C-acetyltransferase, which produces MDDVVIVAAGRTAVGKFGGSLAKIPASELGAHVIKGLLAQTGIDPNLIGEAILGQVLTAAVGQNPARQAVIKAGLPTSVPAYTINKVCGSGLKATHLAAQSIKCGDASIIIAGGQENMSAAPHAMNGSRDGFRMGDFKMVDTMIVDGLWDVYNQYHMGITAENVARKYEITRAEQDEFALQSQLKAEAAQKAGKFKDEILPLEIANKKGTVVFDSDEYIKPGSTLESLAGLRPAFNKEGSVTAGNASGLNDGAAAVIMMSAKVAKELGLKPLARIKAYASSGLDPALMGMGPVSASRLCLKKAGWTHEELDLMEINEAFAAQAIAVNKEMGWDTSKINVNGGAIAIGHPIGASGARILVTLVHEMIRRDAKKGLASLCIGGGMGVALAIERD